One genomic window of Ziziphus jujuba cultivar Dongzao chromosome 4, ASM3175591v1 includes the following:
- the LOC132803432 gene encoding LEAF RUST 10 DISEASE-RESISTANCE LOCUS RECEPTOR-LIKE PROTEIN KINASE-like 1.3 — translation MNSRLSSSSSPFLLLPFSLLLVIIKFAPCWSLDLSRSCSNRFACGNITDIDYPFWGDGRLEGCGYPHLHLYCNKSQPTIDIMDVKYKVLNVGQNTQILQISRDDFIISNGLCSPTYPDTTFDFQLFEYDSDFGEVTIHYDCPSSLKGKLGYFPCPDGSTHENGFIGDNTGCNSSLKIGIGRSYFVDIGNFSIMEEALIREGFRVKYKVNTSLCNGCTKSGGVCGYDWDSKQPTCYDGSSRQSPFPPPSRPRPQIKDF, via the exons ATGAATTCGAGGCTTTCCTCATCATCgtctccttttcttcttcttccattttcTTTACTGTTAGTCATCATCAAGTTTGCTCCATGTTGGAGCTTGGATTTGTCAAGGAGCTGCAGCAACCGGTTCGCTTGCGGGAATATCACGGACATTGACTACCCTTTCTGGGGAGATGGTAGGCTGGAAGGTTGTGGGTATCCTCATCTACATCTCTACTGCAACAAAAGCCAACCTACCATTGATATAATGgatgtgaaatacaaggtattAAACGTAGGCCAAAATACTCAGATTCTCCAAATCTCAAGGGATGATTTCATTATTAGCAATGGATTATGTTCACCAACATACCCAGACACCACCTTCGATTTCCAGCTATTTGAATATGATTCAGACTTTGGAGAAGTTACAATACACTATGATTGTCCTTCTTCTCTTAAAGGGAAGCTGGGGTATTTCCCTTGCCCCGATGGGTCTACTCATGAGAATGGCTTTATAGGAGATAATACCGGATGCAATTCGAGCCTCAAAATTGGGATTGGTCGGAGTTATTTTGTTGATATCGGAAATTTTTCGATAATGGAAGAGGCACTGATCAGAGAAGGGTTTAGAGTGAAATATAAGGTGAATACTTCTTTATGCAATGGCTGTACCAAATCCGGAGGAGTTTGTGGCTATGACTGGGATTCCAAACAACCAACTTGCTATGATGGATCTTCTCGGCAAAGCCCATTTCCTCCCCCATCACGTCCCAGACCGCAAATTAAAG ATTTTTAG
- the LOC132803433 gene encoding LEAF RUST 10 DISEASE-RESISTANCE LOCUS RECEPTOR-LIKE PROTEIN KINASE-like 2.7 gives MKVDKQLSSFLDPWIKAAEYLGITINGCQSLTFLIIFSIFIYLDLHILPHNSSKIFKLLRSNRFICGNITNVGYPFWGDCRPEVCGYPHLHLNCESNKVTTIEIKNVKYPVLELNLSAQILKIARDDFLSVLCVSEESSQDPIFDSTLFEYAQGYGNLTVLYDCFSSGNFSLCVNGFNKTLLPFEPVNCTCDPEEPENPIGEQDYGIPSSCSTIMPCCNCFQFIFQHQNSVLMF, from the exons ATGAAGGTAGATAAGCAATTGAGCAGTTTTCTTGACCCATGGATAAAAG CTGCAGAGTATTTGGGTATAACAATCAATGGATGCCAATCTCTTACCTTCCTCATCATCTTCTCCATTTTCATTTATCTTGATCTTCATATTCTTCCTCACAATTCCTCAAAAATCTTCAAGCTTCTTCGCAGTAACCGGTTCATCTGTGGAAACATCACCAATGTGGGCTATCCTTTCTGGGGAGACTGCAGGCCTGAAGTTTGTGGATACCCTCATCTCCATCTCAACTGTGAGAGCAATAAAGTGACAACCATAGAGATCAAGAATGTGAAATACCCAGTATTGGAGCTGAATCTGAGCGCCCAAATACTCAAAATCGCTCGGGATGATTTCTTGTCTGTACTTTGTGTTTCCGAGGAATCGTCACAGGATCCAATCTTTGATTCAACACTTTTTGAATATGCTCAAGGATATGGAAATCTAACAGTTCTTTATGATTGTTTTTCATCAGGAAATTTCTCTTTATGTGTCAATGGCTTCAACAAAACATTGTTACCGTTTGAACCTGTGAATTGTACTTGCGATCCTGAAGAGCCAGAGAATCCAATAGGGGAACAGGATTATGGAATTCCTTCATCATGCAGCACAATTATGCCTTGTTGCAACTGTTTTCAATTTATcttccaacaccaaaattcaGTTTTGATGTTCTAA
- the LOC107423060 gene encoding LEAF RUST 10 DISEASE-RESISTANCE LOCUS RECEPTOR-LIKE PROTEIN KINASE-like 2.4, with the protein MILCFLTKAHKIITQKIKFIFQQLLVIIKFPPCWSFHLLKSCSNRFTCGNITGVQFPFWGDDRLEGCGYPHLYLHCDKNETTIEIRGVKYKVLVLDPKNQTLQISRDDFSNGLCSPTYLNTTFDSQQFEYGPEFGEITFHYDCPPGLNGVLGFFPCPGGSTHKDGFIGNGPQTMGCNSSLKVGIGRNYFIDTEEYWWEMEQALIKEGFKVKYKVNTWLCDGCTKSGGVCGYDWASKQPTCYCADGSSGQRLCPPSSSPKGQTKESSSDRNLIIGISSGAVLGILIISAIIFSVYKRVSWKKENRDDFDVEAFLSSNTSFAPKRYSHSHVKKMTNSFVNIIGKGGYGCVYRGTLPDGHLVAVKVLKNSKNNGEDFINEVASMGRTSHVNIVTLLGFCYEGTKRALIYDYMPNGSLDKFIFDQESPNPTRRLDWTTLYEIALGIARGLEYLHRGCNTRILHFDIKPQNILLDKDFCPKISDFGLAKLWLKKESIVSMTGARGTAGYIAPEVFNRNFGGVSHKSDVYSYGMLVLEMVGGRKNVDVGVSRTSEIYFPYWIYENIELDKDLRILGVTTEEEKEMAKKMVLVSFWCIQTIPSDRPPMSKIVDMLEGNLQSVQIPPKPILSSPARSP; encoded by the exons ATGATTCTCTGCTTTT TAACCAAGGCCCACaaaataataacccaaaaaatcaagtttatatttcaacagTTGTTAGTCATCATCAAGTTTCCTCCATGTTGGAGCTTCCATTTGTTGAAGAGCTGCAGCAACCGATTCACTTGTGGGAATATCACGGGGGTTCAATTCCCTTTCTGGGGAGATGATAGGCTGGAAGGTTGTGGATATCCTCATCTATATCTCCACTGCGACAAAAACGAAACTACCATTGAGATCAGGggtgtgaaatacaaggtactAGTCCTGGACCCGAAAAACCAGACCCTCCAAATCTCAAGGGATGATTTCTCAAATGGGTTATGCTCCCCAACATACCTTAATACCACCTTTGATTCACAGCAATTTGAATATGGTCCAGAATTTGGAGAAATTACATTTCACTATGATTGCCCTCCTGGTCTTAATGGCGTGCTCGGGTTTTTCCCTTGCCCCGGTGGGTCTACTCATAAGGATGGCTTCATAGGAAATGGACCTCAAACTATGGGTTGCAATTCGAGCCTCAAAGTTGGGATTGGTCggaattattttattgatacgGAAGAATATTGGTGGGAAATGGAACAGGCACTGATCAAAGAAGGATTTAAAGTGAAATATAAGGTGAATACTTGGTTATGTGATGGATGCACCAAATCCGGCGGGGTTTGTGGTTATGACTGGGCTTCCAAACAACCAACTTGCTACTGCGCGGATGGATCTTCTGGGCAAAGGCTATGTCCTCCCTCATCATCACCCAAGGGCCAAACAAAAG AATCCTCTTCGGATCGTAATTTGATCATAG GCATTTCATCAGGAGCAGTGCTTGgaattttgataatttctgCTATAATTTTCTCTGTCTATAAACGAGTATCttggaagaaagaaaatagagacGATTTTGATGTCGAGGCATTTTTAAGCAGTAATACTTCATTTGCCCCAAAGCGATACAGTCACTCACATGTCAAAAAAATGACAAACTCATTTGTCAACATAATTGGGAAAGGAGGATATGGCTGTGTATACAGAGGAACACTGCCTGATGGTCATCTGGTTGCGGTGAAAGTCctcaaaaattccaaaaacaaCGGAGAAGATTTTATCAACGAAGTTGCTAGTATGGGTAGAACTTCTCATGTTAATATAGTCACTCTTCTCGGATTCTGCTACGAGGGCACAAAGAGAGCTTTGATTTATGATTACATGCCTAATGGATCACTtgataaattcatatttgatcaAGAATCTCCAAACCCAACTCGTCGCTTGGATTGGACAACATTGTACGAAATTGCTCTTGGAATTGCACGAGGACTAGAGTACTTGCATCGAGGTTGCAACACAAGGATATTGCATTTTGACATAAAGCCTCAAAACATTCTTTTGGATAAagatttttgtccaaaaatcTCTGATTTTGGCCTGGCAAAACTGTGGCTAAAAAAGGAAAGTATTGTATCGATGACGGGTGCTAGAGGAACAGCAGGATACATAGCACCTGAAGTATTCAATCGCAACTTTGGTGGAGTGTCTCACAAATCCGATGTTTATAGCTACGGAATGTTGGTATTGGAAATGGTTGGAGGAAGAAAGAATGTTGATGTTGGAGTGTCTCGTACTAGTGAAATATACTTTCCATATTGGATTTACGAGAACATAGAATTGGATAAAGATCTAAGAATTTTGGGTGTCACAACAGAGGAGGAAAAAGAGATGGCAAAGAAGATGGTATTAGTGAGCTTTTGGTGCATTCAGACAATTCCATCCGATCGACCACCAATGAGTAAAATTGTAGATATGCTGGAAGGAAATCTTCAATCTGTCCAGATTCCACCAAAGCCGATCTTGTCTTCTCCTGCAAGGTCTCCTTAG